The Polaribacter sp. HaHaR_3_91 genomic sequence TCTGTTATAAGCTCCTAGTCCAATATTAGAAATACTATCGTAAGTATTGGTGTGTATAAAATAAGGGTCATTTCTGTTACCTGTAATAGCCATAATAGAATCAGATTTTCTATTAGCTTCTCTGTATTGTTTCCAATCAGATTTCCGTAAAGTATCTCTGCTAATGGCTCTTAATTTTTGTTGACGTTCTCTTGCCATAGAAGCAGACCAACCTGCAGTTGGTATAATTTCAAAATCCATAGTTTTTGATAGCGGAAAAATGACTTCTGTATATTCTGGAAAACGAGAAACCCTAGGTTCTGAAATAGAATCATCTCTTTTAAAACCTTTCATCGCTTCTTCAAATCTATTTGGCGGAATTTCAGTTAAAATAAGATCAGGTTTAATTTCTTGAATTAGTTTTGTTAGTTTTTCTATAGAATATTCGTCTGAAGTTAAATGATTACCATGTATCGTTCCTAAAACTAAAACTTCATTCTTTTTATCTTTAATACAACTAAAAAGTAAAAAGATAAAACTAAGGGCAAAAAGACTTTTAATTATTGTTTTCATATTTATTATCTTAAAATTTTATTAGGAAAAACAACAACACTTTCATGACCGTTTTCGCCAATAGCAGCAACACCAAAAAAGAAGTTGTCAATAACAATTCCGTTTAAAGTAAACTCTGTAGATTCTACATATCTAGAATTGTCCCAAGTAGGAGAGGTGGTGTCTCTCCAATAAATTTTATACCCTTTGGCTCCGTCAACTTTATTCCATTTTAACTTTACAGAAGCTTCTACAATACCACCAATAGCTACTTCTTTTGGCGCTTCTGGAGCCCATGCTAAATTGGCCATTGTAATTGCATTAACAGCGGTTAATTTCTTTGCATACTCAAAATTTACATGCTCAAAAGTATCTCCGTATTTTATACTGTTTTCGGTTCTAATGTCTTGATGTTGTTGTGTGTAGTTTTCATGTGCTTCCATAATTCTAATTCCAGCAAAACCTAAATCGTTAAAAGGTCTGTGATGTCCTCCACGGCCAAATCTATCCAATCTATAAATCATCATCGGATTCATTTCTGGCATATATGTTTTTACATTTTTGTGAATATATCTTGCCAATTGTCTCGAAATTCCATCGACTTCACCACCATAAAACCTACGCATTTTACGTTGGGTTTCTGTTTCGTTTGCAGGTACAGGTTCCGAGAAAATTCTAAAACTACGATTGTCAATTACACCATCTTCCCCTTTTATATTTCCAATCATATCGTTGTTTAAAACACCAATAATATCCCAACCTTTATCTTTTGCATATTTTGCCAAACCTGCTCCACCAAATAAACCTTGCTCTTCACCAGAAAGACCAACATAAACAATACTGCTTTCAAATTGATACTTGCTTAATACTCTTGCAGCTTCTATGGTTCCTGCCATTCCAGAGGCATTGTCGTTCGCGCCAGGTGCATCTGTGGTAAAATCCATCGTATCGCTTGCACGAGAATCAATATCACCACTCATAATAATGTATTTGTTTGGGTATTTGGTTCCTTTTTGAACTGCCACAACATTTACAATCCACGCATCATGAGGAACTCTTCTATTACCTTTTTTAGTAACAAAATCCTTTTGATAAAAAGTGTTGATGCAATTGTTACAATTGCTAGATATTTTATCGAATTCGGCTTTTATCCAGCGTCTAGCTGCACCAATACCTCGAGTTGTGGAAATGGTATCTGAAAAAGTATTTCTTGTACCGAATTCTGTTAAGGTTTTTATATCAGCTTTAATATTGTCTGCTGAAACAGAGTTTATAATATCATAAATTTTAAGATCTGTTTGTGCAGAAATAGAAATTGACATCAATAAAAATAATAGTGTAATTTTTTTCATCCGAAGGAAAGTTTAGGCTACTAAATTACAAAACAAAAAAGAGAACAGATTAAAAATCCGTTCTCTTTTATTATTTTATTTAAAATGCTATAAGCTGTTTGAGATCTATCATCAACCTTTAGGTTAAAATAGAGCTTGCAGCATGTACACTATTAATCAATACTAACATGAAATAAAGCATCTCCTTTATTTACGATTGGTGTTTTATTAATACAGAAAATATGACAATCAAACGGCGCATAAATTTTCTTTTTAAACTCACCAAAAGGATCTTGTATTAC encodes the following:
- a CDS encoding M28 family peptidase, coding for MKKITLLFLLMSISISAQTDLKIYDIINSVSADNIKADIKTLTEFGTRNTFSDTISTTRGIGAARRWIKAEFDKISSNCNNCINTFYQKDFVTKKGNRRVPHDAWIVNVVAVQKGTKYPNKYIIMSGDIDSRASDTMDFTTDAPGANDNASGMAGTIEAARVLSKYQFESSIVYVGLSGEEQGLFGGAGLAKYAKDKGWDIIGVLNNDMIGNIKGEDGVIDNRSFRIFSEPVPANETETQRKMRRFYGGEVDGISRQLARYIHKNVKTYMPEMNPMMIYRLDRFGRGGHHRPFNDLGFAGIRIMEAHENYTQQHQDIRTENSIKYGDTFEHVNFEYAKKLTAVNAITMANLAWAPEAPKEVAIGGIVEASVKLKWNKVDGAKGYKIYWRDTTSPTWDNSRYVESTEFTLNGIVIDNFFFGVAAIGENGHESVVVFPNKILR